The following proteins are encoded in a genomic region of Halorussus lipolyticus:
- a CDS encoding IS1595 family transposase: MASAQPAFGGMFRELIKLGVVEIDTEPLNARIERRLKDFWENTSCPRCGHTAVQTWSSLDRVWCRDCNFKPVYTYGTPFHEKHLTTGEVLLAFTLYADTLLSINQIAPLLGRAYKTIHTAIREVEAAIHRGFPVVWSLLNQTIDGPIQVDESGEVCSGYKGQEPPRHSRSRGGSSQRGRSRWRGRHGDQLTLVAACRDSLRVIRGQLGIDYDGDLEPVIQAAEDLSQPLGEVWIDGLQAYREMERDHRTVVHKERYVSPDGVHINQAECLFSLVQPWLRKFRGLSKQGLEQAAHTFGIVRSLTLAGKSVDSTIECLVIGTFRNST; encoded by the coding sequence ATGGCTTCTGCTCAGCCGGCGTTTGGCGGGATGTTTCGCGAGTTGATCAAGCTGGGCGTCGTCGAGATCGACACCGAACCGCTCAATGCCCGCATCGAGCGGCGACTCAAGGACTTCTGGGAGAACACGTCCTGTCCACGCTGCGGGCACACCGCTGTCCAGACGTGGTCGAGTCTCGACCGCGTGTGGTGCCGAGACTGCAACTTCAAGCCGGTCTACACCTACGGAACGCCGTTCCACGAGAAGCACCTCACCACAGGAGAGGTGCTTCTCGCGTTCACGCTCTACGCCGATACGTTACTCAGTATCAACCAGATCGCGCCGTTGCTCGGGCGAGCCTACAAAACCATTCACACGGCGATTCGGGAGGTGGAAGCCGCGATCCATCGCGGCTTCCCCGTCGTCTGGAGCCTCCTCAACCAAACCATCGACGGACCGATACAAGTCGACGAATCTGGTGAGGTCTGTTCGGGCTACAAAGGACAAGAGCCGCCGCGGCACAGCCGTTCTCGCGGCGGCTCGTCCCAGAGAGGCCGATCACGCTGGCGAGGGCGTCACGGTGATCAACTGACGCTCGTCGCGGCGTGCCGCGACTCGCTTCGCGTGATCCGCGGCCAACTCGGCATCGACTACGACGGTGATCTTGAGCCAGTGATTCAGGCGGCTGAAGACCTCTCCCAGCCACTGGGAGAGGTCTGGATCGACGGTCTCCAAGCCTACCGAGAGATGGAGCGTGACCATCGAACCGTCGTGCACAAGGAACGGTACGTATCGCCCGACGGCGTCCACATTAACCAGGCTGAGTGCCTGTTTTCGCTTGTTCAACCATGGCTGCGGAAGTTCCGCGGCCTGTCCAAGCAGGGCTTGGAACAGGCCGCTCACACCTTCGGCATCGTTCGCTCACTCACCCTGGCTGGCAAATCCGTCGACTCAACCATTGAATGTCTCGTTATCGGGACTTTCCGCAATTCTACATAA
- a CDS encoding tyrosine-type recombinase/integrase, producing MFDAERSTDASKMEYTTTVTNWYDRLVRHGRGKFNPLEHAMTEFGWEREDPDNRPLEATDVRALYDAAESLENRLLVVALAGWGLRSGEAARLHQRQLVGLDSDDPRLDFQERKNGPSSVSLLYGLSVLKDRRNALAEDETWNGYLFPSSQSSAGHIASNTVRNRFRSLASDAGVQVRGHRPKPHMARRFWYTAYQQATANLLDRLEGIAADQGSASAEVVAQSYLSNEELRTARRDAMREKLAEALERAEAERPSE from the coding sequence GTGTTCGACGCCGAACGCTCGACCGACGCCTCGAAAATGGAGTACACGACGACCGTCACGAACTGGTACGACCGCCTCGTCCGCCACGGCCGGGGGAAGTTTAATCCGCTCGAACACGCGATGACCGAGTTCGGATGGGAGCGCGAAGACCCCGACAATCGTCCGCTCGAAGCGACCGACGTTCGTGCCCTCTACGACGCCGCAGAATCGCTCGAAAACCGTCTCCTCGTCGTGGCACTCGCGGGATGGGGGCTTCGCTCTGGCGAGGCCGCACGTCTTCACCAGCGCCAGTTGGTTGGTCTGGACAGCGACGACCCACGTCTCGACTTCCAAGAACGAAAAAACGGGCCGAGTTCGGTGAGTCTCCTGTACGGTCTCAGCGTGCTGAAAGACCGCCGGAATGCGCTCGCCGAAGACGAGACGTGGAACGGGTACCTGTTCCCGTCGTCGCAGTCCTCTGCGGGGCACATCGCCAGCAACACGGTTCGGAACCGATTCCGGTCGCTTGCATCCGACGCGGGCGTACAGGTTCGGGGCCACCGGCCGAAACCGCACATGGCCCGCCGGTTCTGGTACACGGCGTATCAGCAAGCGACAGCGAACCTCCTCGACCGCCTCGAAGGAATCGCGGCCGACCAAGGAAGCGCGTCCGCCGAAGTCGTCGCTCAGAGCTATCTCTCGAACGAGGAGCTTCGAACGGCGCGCCGTGACGCGATGCGTGAGAAACTGGCCGAAGCGCTCGAGCGAGCAGAGGCGGAACGACCGTCGGAATAA
- a CDS encoding MFS transporter — MVSLVRRYYLYRATLSAGFYLPVSVIYMETQGLGLADIGFVQGAFLFSMVASELPTGYLGDRLGRRSALALGNAIVVAVMLGFTVADSTAAFAVVYVVWAVGWTFRTGTADAWLYELLAEEGMADEHARISGRANSALRIVSAGTALTAGVLYTIDPAVPFLANAGLAALGLPLLATLPKTQGSADGDADANAETDAADSGMSVREAVRVLATQLPRPSIRWIVAYAALFNLVFSVTRVFEQPAMRAVGVQVAELGLLYAGFKLVSAVAAGSVGPIQDRLGTRGVLLSLVPVVAVVYASFAVVPILLVPALFVRRGMQSVTRPVRNEYINDRLEDVGRATVLSGVSMALTLVSGTANVLGGRVAASVGPLAFLSTVGVAVSVAGGLVWVATRPVRTSSADAVPS; from the coding sequence ATGGTCTCGTTGGTTCGGCGGTACTACCTCTACCGCGCGACGCTCTCGGCGGGGTTCTACCTGCCGGTCTCCGTGATTTACATGGAGACGCAGGGTCTCGGCCTCGCCGACATCGGGTTCGTGCAGGGGGCGTTCCTGTTCTCGATGGTGGCGTCGGAACTGCCGACCGGCTATCTCGGCGACCGACTCGGCAGACGGTCGGCGCTCGCGCTCGGCAACGCCATCGTCGTCGCGGTGATGCTCGGGTTCACCGTCGCCGACTCCACCGCGGCGTTCGCCGTCGTCTACGTGGTCTGGGCGGTCGGATGGACCTTCAGAACCGGGACGGCTGACGCATGGCTCTACGAACTCCTCGCCGAGGAGGGCATGGCGGACGAACACGCCCGAATCAGCGGTCGGGCCAACTCGGCCCTGCGAATCGTTTCCGCTGGCACGGCGCTCACCGCGGGGGTCCTCTACACTATCGACCCGGCGGTCCCCTTCCTCGCCAACGCGGGACTGGCGGCGCTCGGCCTGCCGCTCCTCGCCACGCTCCCGAAGACGCAGGGAAGTGCTGACGGCGATGCCGACGCGAACGCTGAGACCGACGCGGCCGATTCCGGGATGAGCGTCCGCGAGGCCGTCCGGGTCCTCGCCACCCAACTCCCCCGGCCGTCGATTCGCTGGATAGTCGCCTACGCCGCGCTGTTCAACCTCGTGTTCTCGGTGACGCGGGTGTTCGAGCAACCGGCGATGCGGGCGGTCGGGGTGCAGGTCGCCGAGTTGGGTCTCCTCTACGCCGGGTTCAAACTCGTCTCGGCAGTCGCCGCGGGGTCTGTCGGACCGATACAGGACCGCCTCGGAACTCGCGGGGTCCTGCTGTCGCTGGTCCCGGTCGTCGCCGTCGTCTACGCCAGTTTCGCCGTCGTGCCGATACTGCTGGTTCCGGCGCTGTTCGTCCGGCGTGGGATGCAGAGCGTCACCCGACCGGTCCGCAACGAGTACATCAACGACCGGTTGGAGGACGTTGGCCGGGCAACGGTGCTGTCGGGCGTCTCGATGGCGCTCACGCTGGTCTCGGGCACCGCGAACGTCCTCGGCGGCCGGGTCGCGGCGTCTGTCGGTCCGCTGGCCTTCCTCTCGACGGTCGGCGTTGCGGTGTCGGTCGCCGGCGGTCTCGTCTGGGTCGCCACGCGGCCGGTCCGGACCTCCTCGGCCGACGCTGTGCCGTCGTAG
- a CDS encoding triose-phosphate isomerase, which produces MNLDYPNFLLNLKTYDGTYGEDALAYAEEVEEVADETDATFAVAPQATDLRLVAKNTSLSVVAQAADAAEPGRETGGILPEAVAEAGADGLMMNHPERRDTLADVETKIRRCEECGLDAIVCADSIEMGRAVLEYDPDCIIFENPDDIASGNALARTRPELVEEFVGIVAERNPRTKVLLGGGITTADDVARSFELGADAAGAASAAVLADDRRGWLEAIAGAF; this is translated from the coding sequence GTGAACCTCGACTATCCCAACTTCCTGTTGAACCTCAAGACCTACGACGGAACCTACGGCGAGGACGCGCTGGCCTACGCCGAGGAGGTCGAGGAGGTCGCCGACGAGACCGACGCCACCTTTGCGGTCGCCCCGCAGGCGACCGACCTCCGCCTCGTGGCCAAGAACACGTCGCTGTCGGTCGTGGCGCAGGCCGCCGACGCCGCCGAACCGGGCAGAGAGACCGGCGGGATTCTGCCGGAAGCAGTCGCTGAGGCGGGCGCTGACGGCCTCATGATGAACCACCCCGAGCGCCGCGACACGCTGGCCGACGTGGAGACCAAGATTCGGCGGTGCGAGGAGTGCGGCCTCGATGCCATCGTCTGCGCCGACAGCATCGAGATGGGCCGGGCGGTGCTGGAGTACGACCCGGACTGTATCATCTTCGAGAACCCCGACGACATCGCCTCGGGCAACGCGCTGGCCCGGACCCGGCCCGAGTTGGTCGAGGAGTTCGTCGGCATCGTCGCGGAGCGCAATCCCCGGACGAAGGTCCTCCTCGGCGGGGGAATCACGACCGCAGACGACGTGGCCCGGTCGTTCGAGTTGGGCGCTGACGCGGCCGGTGCGGCCTCCGCGGCGGTGCTGGCGGACGACAGACGGGGTTGGTTGGAGGCGATTGCGGGCGCGTTCTGA
- a CDS encoding thiamine-binding protein, giving the protein MTVTAMLTVAPLDDAEADFDAEIAAAIDALEEFDVRYETHPMETTIEADDLGEVFDAAQAATEAIDASRTITNLKIDHFRDEDLAVEEKVERVETHLGRDAVSDR; this is encoded by the coding sequence ATGACCGTGACGGCGATGCTGACTGTCGCACCGTTAGACGACGCCGAGGCCGACTTCGACGCCGAAATCGCGGCGGCCATCGACGCGCTCGAGGAGTTCGACGTGCGCTACGAGACCCACCCGATGGAGACCACCATCGAGGCCGACGACCTCGGGGAGGTGTTCGACGCGGCGCAGGCGGCGACCGAGGCCATCGACGCGAGCAGGACGATAACCAACCTCAAAATCGACCACTTCCGCGACGAGGACCTCGCTGTCGAGGAGAAAGTCGAGCGCGTCGAGACGCACCTCGGGCGGGACGCGGTGAGCGACCGATGA
- a CDS encoding thiamine ABC transporter substrate-binding protein, translating to MSDRQRAVTRRQLLGSTAATATVLASGCVGGGVRSPSPNTVRVGTYGSFVDAPSTSAGAWIKEEFEKRHDATLEWVVPENELTGFVQRRKEGVDLGADAYVGITPEDLVRADNTLEKPLFAGFDTGAVGNAENISDAYHFDPERRILPTGASYVCIVYDEQVVSDPATFDALATDEYRNSLLLANPQSTTTGLLFLLWTIKQQGRDSYLDYWERLMDNDVRVLGSWSDAYTAYSNEEAPMVVSYSTDQVYAAEKDVDMRRHQIGFPNDQGYAYVDGVGKFATTDRDELVRKFASFLLDPEVQRKTAVKNVGIPTVENASLPKEFRQYAHVPDEPVQFSYDVLAEHMDDWRDAWARRVVGQ from the coding sequence ATGAGCGACCGACAGCGAGCGGTCACCCGGCGGCAGTTGCTCGGTAGCACCGCGGCCACGGCAACCGTGCTGGCGAGCGGATGCGTCGGCGGCGGGGTGCGGTCGCCGTCGCCGAACACGGTCCGAGTCGGGACCTACGGGTCGTTCGTGGACGCGCCGAGTACCAGCGCCGGGGCGTGGATAAAGGAGGAGTTCGAGAAGCGCCACGACGCCACGCTCGAATGGGTCGTGCCGGAGAATGAACTCACGGGGTTCGTCCAGCGACGCAAGGAGGGCGTTGACCTCGGTGCCGACGCCTACGTCGGCATCACCCCCGAGGACTTGGTTCGGGCCGACAACACCCTCGAAAAGCCGCTGTTCGCCGGTTTCGACACCGGCGCGGTCGGGAACGCCGAGAACATCTCTGACGCCTACCACTTCGACCCCGAGCGACGGATTCTGCCGACCGGGGCGTCCTACGTCTGCATCGTCTACGACGAGCAGGTGGTCTCGGACCCCGCGACGTTCGACGCGCTAGCGACCGACGAGTACCGGAACTCGCTCCTGCTGGCGAACCCGCAGAGTACGACGACCGGACTTCTGTTCCTCCTCTGGACCATCAAACAACAGGGCCGGGACTCCTATCTGGACTACTGGGAGCGACTGATGGACAACGACGTTCGGGTCCTCGGGTCGTGGAGCGACGCCTACACCGCTTACTCCAACGAGGAGGCCCCGATGGTGGTCTCCTATTCGACCGACCAAGTGTACGCCGCCGAGAAGGACGTGGACATGCGCCGCCACCAAATCGGCTTCCCGAACGACCAAGGCTACGCCTACGTCGATGGGGTCGGGAAGTTTGCCACCACCGACCGGGACGAACTGGTTCGGAAGTTCGCGTCGTTCCTCCTCGACCCCGAGGTCCAGCGCAAGACCGCGGTCAAGAACGTCGGCATCCCGACCGTCGAGAATGCCTCGCTCCCGAAGGAGTTCCGCCAGTACGCCCACGTCCCCGACGAACCGGTCCAGTTCAGTTACGACGTGCTAGCCGAACACATGGACGACTGGCGAGACGCGTGGGCGAGACGGGTCGTGGGGCAGTAG
- a CDS encoding DUF7351 domain-containing protein — protein sequence MDRSDVESAFAVLASGLRLRILETLADVPQQESLSFTELYDEVDATNTSQFSYHLNELTDQYIQSEETGYAISDAGRRVVQSIKAGEYTLQPEFDPIAVETHCPYCRATSAKATYDGQLATIECNSCDNSILRYDLRPGHVANRSPLEAMEAADRKMRAELHSALDGVCQRCGGCMKLEFITGEDVDPATVLVVFECQQCRTTLSAPLEVVLLHHPEVVSSYWDDSINVTTTPTWELLSDISEWNAELDESNEVVVVFPGDKRLRFEFDLEDEIKVD from the coding sequence ATGGATCGTAGTGATGTGGAATCTGCCTTCGCCGTATTGGCAAGTGGTCTCCGGCTACGAATATTAGAAACGCTTGCTGACGTTCCCCAGCAGGAGTCCCTCTCTTTCACCGAACTGTACGACGAAGTCGATGCCACAAATACCTCACAGTTCTCTTACCACCTGAACGAACTCACCGATCAGTATATCCAGAGTGAGGAAACGGGATACGCCATTTCCGACGCGGGACGACGGGTCGTTCAATCAATCAAAGCTGGCGAATACACGCTACAGCCGGAATTCGACCCGATAGCGGTTGAGACCCACTGTCCGTACTGTCGTGCCACGTCAGCAAAGGCGACTTACGATGGCCAACTCGCAACGATAGAATGTAATTCGTGCGACAATAGCATTCTACGGTACGATCTGCGGCCGGGTCATGTAGCGAACCGCAGTCCGTTAGAAGCGATGGAAGCAGCCGACCGGAAGATGCGTGCGGAGTTACATTCGGCGCTAGATGGGGTCTGTCAACGTTGTGGAGGGTGTATGAAATTGGAATTCATTACAGGGGAAGATGTCGACCCAGCAACGGTACTCGTCGTCTTCGAGTGCCAACAGTGTCGGACGACCCTTTCTGCCCCATTAGAGGTTGTACTTTTGCACCATCCCGAAGTCGTTTCCAGCTACTGGGATGACAGCATAAACGTAACTACGACGCCGACGTGGGAATTACTTTCAGATATTTCTGAATGGAATGCCGAACTGGACGAATCGAACGAGGTTGTAGTAGTGTTTCCAGGAGACAAGCGGCTCCGGTTTGAGTTCGATCTCGAAGACGAAATCAAGGTGGATTAG
- a CDS encoding CPBP family intramembrane glutamic endopeptidase, with protein MTNRRIPWIDNHPVAAFFVGAFAFTWIISAPAAFMEESWTPWILIYIGSFGPLVSAAVVTWLRGDDVRAWARQIVRWRVGWLWWVAAFGIPIVIVGVTTVVLWAIGGPVDLDQPLQSPVLIAIVFVFGFTVSGGLNEEPGWRGFAQPYLNDRYDALTTSLIIGVGWALWHLPYFLIPIAPHSGFTVVNQIGWFFSILLLSVLLAWAYNNTGSVLVVMVLHAMVNTADILLPLAPDQLLIDDVLQETAIATVTITQLAVTLLVVLGIVAYYGRKSLARGEIPGVTYLRGGNR; from the coding sequence ATGACGAACAGACGGATTCCTTGGATTGACAACCACCCAGTTGCTGCATTCTTCGTGGGTGCATTTGCCTTCACATGGATAATCTCGGCTCCAGCAGCGTTCATGGAAGAGAGTTGGACTCCATGGATTCTCATATACATCGGTAGTTTCGGACCGCTGGTGAGCGCGGCTGTGGTCACATGGCTACGTGGCGACGATGTAAGAGCCTGGGCCCGTCAGATCGTTCGGTGGCGGGTTGGGTGGCTCTGGTGGGTCGCCGCCTTCGGAATACCGATCGTTATCGTGGGAGTCACCACGGTGGTTCTCTGGGCCATCGGAGGTCCGGTTGATCTCGACCAACCCCTCCAATCTCCCGTGCTGATTGCCATCGTCTTCGTGTTCGGCTTCACGGTTAGCGGCGGATTGAACGAAGAGCCAGGATGGCGTGGGTTCGCGCAACCCTATCTGAACGACCGGTATGATGCGCTCACGACGAGTCTCATCATCGGCGTCGGCTGGGCCCTCTGGCACCTCCCGTATTTCCTCATCCCTATCGCCCCTCACTCCGGATTCACGGTTGTCAACCAGATCGGCTGGTTCTTCAGTATCCTCTTGTTGTCGGTCCTCCTCGCGTGGGCCTACAATAATACGGGTAGCGTACTGGTCGTGATGGTCCTTCACGCTATGGTGAACACCGCAGATATACTCCTCCCGCTGGCCCCAGACCAACTCCTCATCGATGATGTTCTTCAGGAAACTGCTATTGCAACGGTCACAATCACACAGCTAGCGGTCACCCTACTCGTCGTCCTCGGTATCGTCGCCTATTATGGTCGGAAATCACTTGCCCGCGGGGAGATACCGGGTGTGACCTACCTCAGAGGAGGCAACCGATGA
- a CDS encoding ABC transporter ATP-binding protein: MVAIEIDGLTKRFGDVVAVDDLDLRIEEGEIFGFLGPNGAGKSTTIDVIMDYVRPSAGSVTVLGYDAQTETREIHERVGILPDGYGLYDRLTGRKHLEYAIALKGSDDTVAELLNRVGLDAVVADRVVGGYSKGMMQRLALAIALVGDPELLILDEPSSGLDPNGVRLVRDIARDHADRGKTVFFSSHILSQVEAVCDRVAILNRGRLVAIDSIDGLRDALGTESTVTLTVDAVPDRLTLEEITGVSDVVVDGRTIRVSVGEVTAKVGVIDRIRDDGAAILDVAIEESSLEDLFSAYTGDAPSKIDASEVER; this comes from the coding sequence GTGGTTGCAATCGAAATTGACGGTCTCACAAAACGGTTCGGTGATGTTGTCGCCGTCGATGACCTCGACCTCCGTATCGAGGAGGGAGAAATCTTCGGGTTTCTCGGACCGAATGGTGCCGGAAAATCGACGACGATCGATGTGATTATGGATTACGTCCGTCCGTCTGCCGGCAGTGTAACTGTCCTCGGATACGACGCCCAGACTGAGACGCGGGAAATCCACGAGCGGGTCGGTATTCTTCCGGACGGATACGGGCTCTACGACCGCCTCACCGGCCGCAAACATCTTGAGTACGCAATTGCGTTGAAAGGGTCCGACGACACTGTTGCCGAACTCCTCAATCGAGTTGGCCTTGATGCTGTAGTTGCTGACCGGGTCGTTGGAGGCTACTCGAAGGGAATGATGCAACGGTTGGCTCTCGCGATTGCACTCGTTGGTGACCCCGAGCTGTTGATTCTCGACGAGCCGTCGTCGGGGCTCGATCCCAACGGCGTTCGCCTCGTCCGTGACATCGCTCGAGACCACGCTGACCGGGGCAAGACCGTCTTCTTCTCTAGTCACATCCTCAGTCAGGTCGAAGCCGTATGTGACCGCGTCGCGATACTCAATCGTGGCCGGCTCGTCGCCATCGACTCCATAGACGGACTTCGCGACGCGCTCGGAACGGAATCGACAGTAACGCTCACAGTCGATGCCGTCCCGGATCGGCTGACCCTCGAGGAGATAACCGGTGTCTCCGACGTCGTAGTCGATGGCCGAACGATTCGGGTGAGCGTTGGCGAGGTCACAGCGAAAGTCGGCGTTATCGACCGCATACGCGACGATGGCGCGGCAATTCTCGATGTGGCAATCGAGGAATCGTCGTTAGAAGACCTTTTCAGCGCCTACACTGGCGATGCACCCTCGAAGATTGATGCGTCGGAGGTGGAGCGATGA
- a CDS encoding ABC transporter permease subunit, producing the protein MTVATIWLTVARKEFADALRSRMIWGIVVIIAVMTSLSAGISFLIPDVEGGAEMAIGGASQFAGLLVPIMALMAAYLAIAGERESGSLKVVLGLPPSRGEVLLGKFLGRSGAVAIGLALGFVVSGVVTTAVYGGLPVGVFIGTTVLTVLLGVSFVGIAIGISAVTATRARAMTLAITAYLGLTLLWDLAPNAVHLLVTGEMPGSVVPAWFLLLQGLSPTGAYNALVQRLLLSGGTAVETRIGGPAPSYLDPAVFLTLLLIWAIVPLLVGYLRFRRADLS; encoded by the coding sequence ATGACGGTCGCTACCATCTGGCTGACGGTCGCTCGGAAGGAATTTGCCGACGCGCTCCGGTCACGAATGATCTGGGGAATCGTCGTCATTATCGCCGTGATGACGTCACTGTCCGCAGGTATCTCATTCCTCATTCCTGATGTCGAAGGTGGTGCCGAGATGGCTATCGGCGGTGCATCGCAGTTCGCTGGACTTCTCGTCCCGATCATGGCCCTGATGGCCGCCTATCTTGCAATTGCCGGTGAACGGGAGTCTGGGAGCCTGAAGGTGGTTCTCGGGCTTCCGCCATCACGGGGCGAAGTACTCCTCGGGAAATTTCTCGGACGGAGTGGTGCTGTCGCTATTGGATTAGCGCTGGGATTCGTGGTATCAGGCGTGGTTACGACGGCCGTCTACGGCGGACTACCGGTGGGTGTCTTCATCGGGACGACCGTCTTGACGGTTCTTCTCGGCGTTTCATTCGTCGGCATCGCCATCGGGATTTCGGCCGTAACGGCGACGCGAGCGCGGGCGATGACCCTGGCGATCACTGCATATCTGGGGCTGACTCTCCTCTGGGATTTGGCCCCGAACGCGGTTCACCTGCTGGTCACTGGCGAGATGCCTGGAAGCGTCGTGCCAGCCTGGTTCTTGCTCTTGCAGGGTCTCAGTCCGACTGGAGCGTACAATGCGCTTGTCCAGCGGCTGTTGCTCAGTGGCGGAACGGCCGTCGAAACGAGAATCGGTGGCCCAGCGCCCAGCTACCTTGATCCAGCAGTGTTCTTGACTCTCCTCTTGATCTGGGCTATTGTCCCGCTCCTCGTCGGGTATCTCAGGTTCCGCCGGGCCGATCTGAGCTAA
- a CDS encoding SLC13 family permease produces MLVVFALILLALVLFATEWFPIDVTAILVMVLLMVLEPWTQISPREGISGFANPATITVLAMLILSTGINRTGIVQLLGRKMAAFAGANRSKQLAATIGITGPISGLVNNTPVVAILVPVINDLAHNGKTSPSKLLMPLSFASMLGGTLTLIGTSTNILASDIAAQLGAESPELGLHAFGMFEFTKLGLVVFAVGSLYLMTVGVRLLPERIPADEDLVEEYALQEYLADVAVPANSSLIGQTVEEALGDNELDIDVLQLIRYGERFSEPLARKEIRESDTLRLRTNRETLERIMDTEGLTLSGGPRTEDDLHPGEEEPVLVEVVIPSGSFLVGETLASSTFRQRYDANVLAFRTRGDVVRDRFEDIRIRVGDTLLVQAPPDSLTRLVENEDFIVAHEFDEVTYRSDKIPFAVGIIAGVVALPALNILPIVVSALAGVVAMVFTGVLKPTELYSSVEWNVIFLLAGVIPLGIALQQTGAAALLGDAVASTAVFLPPIGVLWVFYLATGLLTSVISNNASVVLMIPVAASAAQSIGANAFAFVLAVTFAASTAFMTPVGYQTNLFVYGPGGYTFSDFIRVGAPLQLLLSVVTVLGIAFFWGV; encoded by the coding sequence ATGCTCGTCGTCTTCGCCCTCATTCTGCTCGCGCTCGTGTTGTTCGCCACTGAGTGGTTTCCAATCGACGTCACCGCCATCTTGGTAATGGTGTTGTTGATGGTACTCGAACCGTGGACACAGATCTCTCCACGAGAGGGAATCTCGGGATTTGCGAATCCAGCCACGATCACCGTCCTTGCGATGCTCATCCTGAGTACGGGAATCAATCGAACCGGCATCGTCCAGTTGCTCGGTCGGAAGATGGCCGCGTTCGCGGGGGCCAACCGATCCAAGCAACTCGCGGCGACGATTGGCATCACCGGCCCCATCTCGGGCCTCGTCAACAACACGCCGGTCGTCGCGATTCTGGTCCCGGTGATTAACGACCTCGCACACAACGGGAAGACCTCACCGTCGAAATTACTGATGCCGCTGTCGTTCGCCTCGATGCTCGGCGGCACGTTGACACTCATCGGGACGTCGACGAACATCCTCGCGAGCGATATCGCAGCCCAACTCGGGGCGGAGTCTCCCGAACTTGGTCTGCACGCATTCGGGATGTTCGAGTTCACCAAACTCGGTCTCGTCGTGTTCGCGGTCGGCTCCCTCTATCTGATGACGGTTGGCGTTCGACTGCTCCCCGAACGGATTCCCGCCGACGAGGACCTCGTCGAAGAGTACGCCCTCCAAGAGTACCTCGCAGACGTCGCCGTGCCAGCGAACTCGTCGTTGATCGGGCAGACAGTCGAGGAGGCACTGGGAGACAACGAACTCGACATCGACGTGTTACAGCTGATCCGATACGGTGAGCGCTTTTCAGAACCGCTCGCTCGTAAGGAGATCCGCGAGAGCGACACGCTCCGACTCAGGACGAACCGGGAGACACTCGAACGAATCATGGACACGGAAGGCCTCACATTGTCTGGCGGTCCACGAACCGAAGACGACCTGCACCCCGGTGAGGAAGAACCGGTCCTCGTCGAGGTCGTTATCCCGTCGGGGTCGTTCCTCGTCGGCGAAACCCTCGCGAGTTCAACCTTCCGACAGCGCTACGACGCGAACGTCCTCGCCTTTCGAACCCGTGGTGACGTCGTCCGCGACCGATTCGAGGACATCCGTATCCGGGTCGGTGACACGCTCCTCGTGCAGGCACCGCCCGACAGTCTCACCCGCCTCGTCGAGAACGAGGACTTCATCGTCGCCCACGAGTTCGACGAGGTGACCTATCGGAGCGACAAGATTCCCTTCGCGGTCGGAATCATCGCCGGCGTCGTCGCACTCCCCGCACTGAACATTCTCCCAATCGTCGTCTCTGCGTTAGCAGGGGTCGTGGCGATGGTCTTCACTGGCGTCCTGAAACCGACCGAACTCTACTCGTCGGTCGAGTGGAACGTGATCTTCCTGCTCGCAGGCGTCATCCCGCTCGGTATCGCCCTGCAACAAACCGGGGCTGCGGCGCTACTCGGCGATGCCGTGGCTTCGACAGCGGTATTCCTGCCGCCAATCGGGGTCCTCTGGGTGTTCTACCTCGCGACCGGGTTGTTGACGAGCGTCATCAGTAATAATGCGAGCGTCGTGTTGATGATTCCGGTGGCTGCCAGCGCGGCCCAGTCGATCGGTGCGAACGCGTTCGCGTTCGTGCTCGCCGTGACGTTCGCCGCCTCGACGGCGTTCATGACGCCGGTCGGCTACCAGACGAACCTCTTTGTCTACGGGCCCGGCGGGTACACGTTCTCGGACTTCATTCGCGTCGGTGCGCCGTTACAGTTGCTCCTGTCGGTGGTCACCGTCCTCGGGATCGCGTTCTTCTGGGGAGTGTGA